The Rissa tridactyla isolate bRisTri1 chromosome 6, bRisTri1.patW.cur.20221130, whole genome shotgun sequence genome includes a region encoding these proteins:
- the ZFAND4 gene encoding AN1-type zinc finger protein 4 isoform X3, whose translation MRMKAGGFDTYENGPAALSCRPLHLFPSVASLWGKIRLSAQPLCKQEQKLNVEETLQQFQPCLKGIPVSQQHLIWNNMELKDDYCLNDYNISEGCTLKLVLAMRGGPINTRRVPVEDPIREMAEYMDPSRDEIWEKGPSNKQVTFLVYREGDQLNFFRVVDRGDGTLTPLSESLSGGSVYNLYADDEDETEASPSGQQIIENSITMNKMKLLKAKMENMNLSKKPKKTVKVKPRPPMAPRPSSGSVAAARHRFLRVLPHIGQSCLPPPGNSYPSESSQNALSALATLATAGRTMPSTTSDFLKEDDTWQSNSWSQSVSSIRLPPKISRVELENAKLPTNSILTPVSSLPANSEKASENVNPTSEEDAVLFPNLTNVELYGTEEKLLPETDAFALLTEGSTTEQCSEIYDIGKVNPELELSDGDEESKVVEQHRKPISKVLSTAAMGAGLLSTRELSPQKNLLLSPLRYSAQVARHSSLKPQTQPKCFEAGNLRSTASPNVLRSLEVRSIADSSLSRTTRFHGVKVESLGKRPDVISKAEARDITDVANKASKEPMSSVSNLGFLASLARSTNRESLQSSCGTGRFRTSGIALPTNLQHFQEESFRKTASPHEAAEYILSAHGLGMNGSIAAVGKRVGEATHLPPVNGSIQAKKKITKHCFLCGKKTGLATSYECRCGNNFCATHRYAETHTCTYDYKSAGRRYLQETNPVVSAPKLPKI comes from the exons ATGCGAATGAAAGCTGGGGGGTTTGACACTTATGAAAACGGTCCTGCTGCTCTAAGTTGCAGACCTTTGCACCTCTTCCCAAGCGTAGCTAGTTTGTGGGGGAAAATAAGACTGTCAGCCCAGCCTCTCTGTAAGCAGGAGCAAAAACTAAATGTTGAAGAAACTCTCCAGCAATTTCAGCCTTGTCTGAAAG gtaTTCCTGTCTCTCAGCAGCACTTAATTTGGAATAATATGGAGCTGAAGGATGACTATTGTTTGAATGATTATAA CATTTCAGAAGGCTGCACTCTGAAGTTAGTTCTGGCTATGCGAGGTGGACCTATTAACACTAGAAGAG ttcCTGTGGAAGACCCTATCAGGGAAATGGCTGAATACATGGATCCCAGTAGAGATGAGATCTGGGAGAAAGGGCCATCCAACAAACAAGTTACCTTCTTAGTATATCGAGAAGGAGATCAGTTGAATTTCTTCCGTGTGGTAGATCGGGGAGATGGCACTTTAACGCCATTATCTGAATCTTTGAG tggtgGTTCAGTTTATAACTTATATGCTGATGATGAAGATGAGACAGAGGCATCACCTTCTGGACAACAGATTATTGAGAATTCAATTACTATGAATAAAATGAAACTACTCAAGGCAAAAATGGAGAACATGAATCTAAGTAAAAAG cctaaGAAAACTGTGAAAGTGAAACCTCGTCCTCCAATGGCTCCTCGACCATCTAGTGGGTCAGTGGCTGCTGCTCGTCACCGCTTTTTAAGAGTGCTCCCCCATATCGGACAGTCCTGCCTACCTCCTCCTGGGAATTCATATCCCTCAGAGTCTTCCCAAAATGCACTTTCAGCATTGGCTACTTTGGCCACTGCTGGTAGAACAATGCCATCTACAACTAGTGACTTTCTTAAGGAAGATGACACTTGGCAGAGCAACTCTTGGTCTCAGTCAGTTAGTAGCATCAGATTACCACCGAAAATATCTCGTGTCGAACTAGAAAATGCAAAACTACCTACCAACAGTATTCTGACTCCTGTTTCATCCCTGCCTGCAAATTcagaaaaagcatctgaaaatgtGAACCCAACAAGTGAGGAGGATGCTGTTTTGTTTCCGAATCTAACAAATGTAGAACTATATGGAACTGAAGAAAAACTTTTACCTGAAACAGATGCTTTTGCTTTGTTAACGGAAGGAAGTACCACTGAACAGTGTAGTGAGATATATGACATAGGAAAGGTGAACCCAGAACTTGAACTGTCTGATGGAGATGAAGAATCTAAGGTTGTAGAGCAGCACAGAAAACCGATTAGCAAAGTGCTGAGCACTGCAGCGATGGGGGCTGGTCTTCTCAGTACTCGTGAATTAAGTCcacagaaaaatctgcttttgtcACCTCTTCGGTATTCAGCGCAAGTGGCACGTCACAGTTCTCTGAAACCACAAACACAACCCAAATGCTTTGAGGCTGGTAACTTGAGATCTACAGCCTCCCCAAACGTGCTTCGGTCGTTGGAAGTCCGTAGTATAGCAGACTCCTCTCTTTCTAGGACTACTAGATTTCATGGCGTGAAAGTAGAGTCACTTGGCAAAAGACCTGATGTAATTTCTAAAGCAGAGGCTAGGGACATCACAGACGTGGCTAACAAGGCATCCAAAGAACCTATGAGTTCTGTAAGTAACTTAGGATTTTTGGCTTCGCTGGCCCGAAGCACAAACAGGGAAAGTTTACAGAGTTCCTGTGGGACAGGCAGGTTTCGGACTTCTGGTATTGCACTACCTACAAACCTTCAGCATTTTCAGGAAGAAAGCTTTAGGAAAACTGCCTCTCCACATGAAGCTGCTGAATATATTCTA tctgcgCATGGGCTTGGAATGAATGGAAGTATTGCAGCTGTAGGGAAAAGAGTAG GTGAAGCAACCCATCTTCCACCTGTGAATGGCTCAAttcaagcaaaaaagaaaattacaaagcaTTGCTTTCTTTGTGGCAAGAAAACTGGATTGGCAACCAGCTATGAGTGCAG ATGTGGAAACAACTTCTGTGCAACGCATCGCTATGCAGAGACTCACACCTGCACCTACGACTATAAGAGTGCAGGGCGAAGGTATTTGCAGGAGACCAATCCCGTCGTTAGTGCACCAAAGCTTCCCAAAATCTAA
- the ZFAND4 gene encoding AN1-type zinc finger protein 4 isoform X1, which translates to MRMKAGGFDTYENGPAALSCRPLHLFPSVASLWGKIRLSAQPLCKQEQKLNVEETLQQFQPCLKGIPVSQQHLIWNNMELKDDYCLNDYNISEGCTLKLVLAMRGGPINTRRVPVEDPIREMAEYMDPSRDEIWEKGPSNKQVTFLVYREGDQLNFFRVVDRGDGTLTPLSESLSGGSVYNLYADDEDETEASPSGQQIIENSITMNKMKLLKAKMENMNLSKKPKKTVKVKPRPPMAPRPSSGSVAAARHRFLRVLPHIGQSCLPPPGNSYPSESSQNALSALATLATAGRTMPSTTSDFLKEDDTWQSNSWSQSVSSIRLPPKISRVELENAKLPTNSILTPVSSLPANSEKASENVNPTSEEDAVLFPNLTNVELYGTEEKLLPETDAFALLTEGSTTEQCSEIYDIGKVNPELELSDGDEESKVVEQHRKPISKVLSTAAMGAGLLSTRELSPQKNLLLSPLRYSAQVARHSSLKPQTQPKCFEAGNLRSTASPNVLRSLEVRSIADSSLSRTTRFHGVKVESLGKRPDVISKAEARDITDVANKASKEPMSSVSNLGFLASLARSTNRESLQSSCGTGRFRTSGIALPTNLQHFQEESFRKTASPHEAAEYILSAHGLGMNGSIAAVGKRVAGEATHLPPVNGSIQAKKKITKHCFLCGKKTGLATSYECRCGNNFCATHRYAETHTCTYDYKSAGRRYLQETNPVVSAPKLPKI; encoded by the exons ATGCGAATGAAAGCTGGGGGGTTTGACACTTATGAAAACGGTCCTGCTGCTCTAAGTTGCAGACCTTTGCACCTCTTCCCAAGCGTAGCTAGTTTGTGGGGGAAAATAAGACTGTCAGCCCAGCCTCTCTGTAAGCAGGAGCAAAAACTAAATGTTGAAGAAACTCTCCAGCAATTTCAGCCTTGTCTGAAAG gtaTTCCTGTCTCTCAGCAGCACTTAATTTGGAATAATATGGAGCTGAAGGATGACTATTGTTTGAATGATTATAA CATTTCAGAAGGCTGCACTCTGAAGTTAGTTCTGGCTATGCGAGGTGGACCTATTAACACTAGAAGAG ttcCTGTGGAAGACCCTATCAGGGAAATGGCTGAATACATGGATCCCAGTAGAGATGAGATCTGGGAGAAAGGGCCATCCAACAAACAAGTTACCTTCTTAGTATATCGAGAAGGAGATCAGTTGAATTTCTTCCGTGTGGTAGATCGGGGAGATGGCACTTTAACGCCATTATCTGAATCTTTGAG tggtgGTTCAGTTTATAACTTATATGCTGATGATGAAGATGAGACAGAGGCATCACCTTCTGGACAACAGATTATTGAGAATTCAATTACTATGAATAAAATGAAACTACTCAAGGCAAAAATGGAGAACATGAATCTAAGTAAAAAG cctaaGAAAACTGTGAAAGTGAAACCTCGTCCTCCAATGGCTCCTCGACCATCTAGTGGGTCAGTGGCTGCTGCTCGTCACCGCTTTTTAAGAGTGCTCCCCCATATCGGACAGTCCTGCCTACCTCCTCCTGGGAATTCATATCCCTCAGAGTCTTCCCAAAATGCACTTTCAGCATTGGCTACTTTGGCCACTGCTGGTAGAACAATGCCATCTACAACTAGTGACTTTCTTAAGGAAGATGACACTTGGCAGAGCAACTCTTGGTCTCAGTCAGTTAGTAGCATCAGATTACCACCGAAAATATCTCGTGTCGAACTAGAAAATGCAAAACTACCTACCAACAGTATTCTGACTCCTGTTTCATCCCTGCCTGCAAATTcagaaaaagcatctgaaaatgtGAACCCAACAAGTGAGGAGGATGCTGTTTTGTTTCCGAATCTAACAAATGTAGAACTATATGGAACTGAAGAAAAACTTTTACCTGAAACAGATGCTTTTGCTTTGTTAACGGAAGGAAGTACCACTGAACAGTGTAGTGAGATATATGACATAGGAAAGGTGAACCCAGAACTTGAACTGTCTGATGGAGATGAAGAATCTAAGGTTGTAGAGCAGCACAGAAAACCGATTAGCAAAGTGCTGAGCACTGCAGCGATGGGGGCTGGTCTTCTCAGTACTCGTGAATTAAGTCcacagaaaaatctgcttttgtcACCTCTTCGGTATTCAGCGCAAGTGGCACGTCACAGTTCTCTGAAACCACAAACACAACCCAAATGCTTTGAGGCTGGTAACTTGAGATCTACAGCCTCCCCAAACGTGCTTCGGTCGTTGGAAGTCCGTAGTATAGCAGACTCCTCTCTTTCTAGGACTACTAGATTTCATGGCGTGAAAGTAGAGTCACTTGGCAAAAGACCTGATGTAATTTCTAAAGCAGAGGCTAGGGACATCACAGACGTGGCTAACAAGGCATCCAAAGAACCTATGAGTTCTGTAAGTAACTTAGGATTTTTGGCTTCGCTGGCCCGAAGCACAAACAGGGAAAGTTTACAGAGTTCCTGTGGGACAGGCAGGTTTCGGACTTCTGGTATTGCACTACCTACAAACCTTCAGCATTTTCAGGAAGAAAGCTTTAGGAAAACTGCCTCTCCACATGAAGCTGCTGAATATATTCTA tctgcgCATGGGCTTGGAATGAATGGAAGTATTGCAGCTGTAGGGAAAAGAGTAG CAGGTGAAGCAACCCATCTTCCACCTGTGAATGGCTCAAttcaagcaaaaaagaaaattacaaagcaTTGCTTTCTTTGTGGCAAGAAAACTGGATTGGCAACCAGCTATGAGTGCAG ATGTGGAAACAACTTCTGTGCAACGCATCGCTATGCAGAGACTCACACCTGCACCTACGACTATAAGAGTGCAGGGCGAAGGTATTTGCAGGAGACCAATCCCGTCGTTAGTGCACCAAAGCTTCCCAAAATCTAA
- the ZFAND4 gene encoding AN1-type zinc finger protein 4 isoform X6, whose product MANKKEPPFFNEDNMGPFHYKLPFYETMELFIETLTGTCFELRVSPFETVISVKAKIQRLEGIPVSQQHLIWNNMELKDDYCLNDYNISEGCTLKLVLAMRGGPINTRRVPVEDPIREMAEYMDPSRDEIWEKGPSNKQVTFLVYREGDQLNFFRVVDRGDGTLTPLSESLSGGSVYNLYADDEDETEASPSGQQIIENSITMNKMKLLKAKMENMNLSKKPKKTVKVKPRPPMAPRPSSGSVAAARHRFLRVLPHIGQSCLPPPGNSYPSESSQNALSALATLATAGRTMPSTTSDFLKEDDTWQSNSWSQSVSSIRLPPKISRVELENAKLPTNSILTPVSSLPANSEKASENVNPTSEEDAVLFPNLTNVELYGTEEKLLPETDAFALLTEGSTTEQCSEIYDIGKVNPELELSDGDEESKVVEQHRKPISKVLSTAAMGAGLLSTRELSPQKNLLLSPLRYSAQVARHSSLKPQTQPKCFEAGNLRSTASPNVLRSLEVRSIADSSLSRTTRFHGVKVESLGKRPDVISKAEARDITDVANKASKEPMSSVSNLGFLASLARSTNRESLQSSCGTGRFRTSGIALPTNLQHFQEESFRKTASPHEAAEYILSAHGLGMNGSIAAVGKRVGEATHLPPVNGSIQAKKKITKHCFLCGKKTGLATSYECRCGNNFCATHRYAETHTCTYDYKSAGRRYLQETNPVVSAPKLPKI is encoded by the exons ATGGCCAACAAGAAAGAGCCTCCTTTTTTCAATGAAGATAATATGGGACCGTTTCACTACAAGCTTCCTTTTTATGAAACTATGGAGCTCTTCATTGAAACGCTTACAGGAACATGCTTTGAACTGCGAGTTTCCCCCTTTGAAACAGTTATTTCTGTGAAAGCTAAAATTCAAAGACTGGAAG gtaTTCCTGTCTCTCAGCAGCACTTAATTTGGAATAATATGGAGCTGAAGGATGACTATTGTTTGAATGATTATAA CATTTCAGAAGGCTGCACTCTGAAGTTAGTTCTGGCTATGCGAGGTGGACCTATTAACACTAGAAGAG ttcCTGTGGAAGACCCTATCAGGGAAATGGCTGAATACATGGATCCCAGTAGAGATGAGATCTGGGAGAAAGGGCCATCCAACAAACAAGTTACCTTCTTAGTATATCGAGAAGGAGATCAGTTGAATTTCTTCCGTGTGGTAGATCGGGGAGATGGCACTTTAACGCCATTATCTGAATCTTTGAG tggtgGTTCAGTTTATAACTTATATGCTGATGATGAAGATGAGACAGAGGCATCACCTTCTGGACAACAGATTATTGAGAATTCAATTACTATGAATAAAATGAAACTACTCAAGGCAAAAATGGAGAACATGAATCTAAGTAAAAAG cctaaGAAAACTGTGAAAGTGAAACCTCGTCCTCCAATGGCTCCTCGACCATCTAGTGGGTCAGTGGCTGCTGCTCGTCACCGCTTTTTAAGAGTGCTCCCCCATATCGGACAGTCCTGCCTACCTCCTCCTGGGAATTCATATCCCTCAGAGTCTTCCCAAAATGCACTTTCAGCATTGGCTACTTTGGCCACTGCTGGTAGAACAATGCCATCTACAACTAGTGACTTTCTTAAGGAAGATGACACTTGGCAGAGCAACTCTTGGTCTCAGTCAGTTAGTAGCATCAGATTACCACCGAAAATATCTCGTGTCGAACTAGAAAATGCAAAACTACCTACCAACAGTATTCTGACTCCTGTTTCATCCCTGCCTGCAAATTcagaaaaagcatctgaaaatgtGAACCCAACAAGTGAGGAGGATGCTGTTTTGTTTCCGAATCTAACAAATGTAGAACTATATGGAACTGAAGAAAAACTTTTACCTGAAACAGATGCTTTTGCTTTGTTAACGGAAGGAAGTACCACTGAACAGTGTAGTGAGATATATGACATAGGAAAGGTGAACCCAGAACTTGAACTGTCTGATGGAGATGAAGAATCTAAGGTTGTAGAGCAGCACAGAAAACCGATTAGCAAAGTGCTGAGCACTGCAGCGATGGGGGCTGGTCTTCTCAGTACTCGTGAATTAAGTCcacagaaaaatctgcttttgtcACCTCTTCGGTATTCAGCGCAAGTGGCACGTCACAGTTCTCTGAAACCACAAACACAACCCAAATGCTTTGAGGCTGGTAACTTGAGATCTACAGCCTCCCCAAACGTGCTTCGGTCGTTGGAAGTCCGTAGTATAGCAGACTCCTCTCTTTCTAGGACTACTAGATTTCATGGCGTGAAAGTAGAGTCACTTGGCAAAAGACCTGATGTAATTTCTAAAGCAGAGGCTAGGGACATCACAGACGTGGCTAACAAGGCATCCAAAGAACCTATGAGTTCTGTAAGTAACTTAGGATTTTTGGCTTCGCTGGCCCGAAGCACAAACAGGGAAAGTTTACAGAGTTCCTGTGGGACAGGCAGGTTTCGGACTTCTGGTATTGCACTACCTACAAACCTTCAGCATTTTCAGGAAGAAAGCTTTAGGAAAACTGCCTCTCCACATGAAGCTGCTGAATATATTCTA tctgcgCATGGGCTTGGAATGAATGGAAGTATTGCAGCTGTAGGGAAAAGAGTAG GTGAAGCAACCCATCTTCCACCTGTGAATGGCTCAAttcaagcaaaaaagaaaattacaaagcaTTGCTTTCTTTGTGGCAAGAAAACTGGATTGGCAACCAGCTATGAGTGCAG ATGTGGAAACAACTTCTGTGCAACGCATCGCTATGCAGAGACTCACACCTGCACCTACGACTATAAGAGTGCAGGGCGAAGGTATTTGCAGGAGACCAATCCCGTCGTTAGTGCACCAAAGCTTCCCAAAATCTAA
- the ZFAND4 gene encoding AN1-type zinc finger protein 4 isoform X4 — protein MANKKEPPFFNEDNMGPFHYKLPFYETMELFIETLTGTCFELRVSPFETVISVKAKIQRLEGIPVSQQHLIWNNMELKDDYCLNDYNISEGCTLKLVLAMRGGPINTRRVPVEDPIREMAEYMDPSRDEIWEKGPSNKQVTFLVYREGDQLNFFRVVDRGDGTLTPLSESLSGGSVYNLYADDEDETEASPSGQQIIENSITMNKMKLLKAKMENMNLSKKPKKTVKVKPRPPMAPRPSSGSVAAARHRFLRVLPHIGQSCLPPPGNSYPSESSQNALSALATLATAGRTMPSTTSDFLKEDDTWQSNSWSQSVSSIRLPPKISRVELENAKLPTNSILTPVSSLPANSEKASENVNPTSEEDAVLFPNLTNVELYGTEEKLLPETDAFALLTEGSTTEQCSEIYDIGKVNPELELSDGDEESKVVEQHRKPISKVLSTAAMGAGLLSTRELSPQKNLLLSPLRYSAQVARHSSLKPQTQPKCFEAGNLRSTASPNVLRSLEVRSIADSSLSRTTRFHGVKVESLGKRPDVISKAEARDITDVANKASKEPMSSVSNLGFLASLARSTNRESLQSSCGTGRFRTSGIALPTNLQHFQEESFRKTASPHEAAEYILSAHGLGMNGSIAAVGKRVAGEATHLPPVNGSIQAKKKITKHCFLCGKKTGLATSYECRCGNNFCATHRYAETHTCTYDYKSAGRRYLQETNPVVSAPKLPKI, from the exons ATGGCCAACAAGAAAGAGCCTCCTTTTTTCAATGAAGATAATATGGGACCGTTTCACTACAAGCTTCCTTTTTATGAAACTATGGAGCTCTTCATTGAAACGCTTACAGGAACATGCTTTGAACTGCGAGTTTCCCCCTTTGAAACAGTTATTTCTGTGAAAGCTAAAATTCAAAGACTGGAAG gtaTTCCTGTCTCTCAGCAGCACTTAATTTGGAATAATATGGAGCTGAAGGATGACTATTGTTTGAATGATTATAA CATTTCAGAAGGCTGCACTCTGAAGTTAGTTCTGGCTATGCGAGGTGGACCTATTAACACTAGAAGAG ttcCTGTGGAAGACCCTATCAGGGAAATGGCTGAATACATGGATCCCAGTAGAGATGAGATCTGGGAGAAAGGGCCATCCAACAAACAAGTTACCTTCTTAGTATATCGAGAAGGAGATCAGTTGAATTTCTTCCGTGTGGTAGATCGGGGAGATGGCACTTTAACGCCATTATCTGAATCTTTGAG tggtgGTTCAGTTTATAACTTATATGCTGATGATGAAGATGAGACAGAGGCATCACCTTCTGGACAACAGATTATTGAGAATTCAATTACTATGAATAAAATGAAACTACTCAAGGCAAAAATGGAGAACATGAATCTAAGTAAAAAG cctaaGAAAACTGTGAAAGTGAAACCTCGTCCTCCAATGGCTCCTCGACCATCTAGTGGGTCAGTGGCTGCTGCTCGTCACCGCTTTTTAAGAGTGCTCCCCCATATCGGACAGTCCTGCCTACCTCCTCCTGGGAATTCATATCCCTCAGAGTCTTCCCAAAATGCACTTTCAGCATTGGCTACTTTGGCCACTGCTGGTAGAACAATGCCATCTACAACTAGTGACTTTCTTAAGGAAGATGACACTTGGCAGAGCAACTCTTGGTCTCAGTCAGTTAGTAGCATCAGATTACCACCGAAAATATCTCGTGTCGAACTAGAAAATGCAAAACTACCTACCAACAGTATTCTGACTCCTGTTTCATCCCTGCCTGCAAATTcagaaaaagcatctgaaaatgtGAACCCAACAAGTGAGGAGGATGCTGTTTTGTTTCCGAATCTAACAAATGTAGAACTATATGGAACTGAAGAAAAACTTTTACCTGAAACAGATGCTTTTGCTTTGTTAACGGAAGGAAGTACCACTGAACAGTGTAGTGAGATATATGACATAGGAAAGGTGAACCCAGAACTTGAACTGTCTGATGGAGATGAAGAATCTAAGGTTGTAGAGCAGCACAGAAAACCGATTAGCAAAGTGCTGAGCACTGCAGCGATGGGGGCTGGTCTTCTCAGTACTCGTGAATTAAGTCcacagaaaaatctgcttttgtcACCTCTTCGGTATTCAGCGCAAGTGGCACGTCACAGTTCTCTGAAACCACAAACACAACCCAAATGCTTTGAGGCTGGTAACTTGAGATCTACAGCCTCCCCAAACGTGCTTCGGTCGTTGGAAGTCCGTAGTATAGCAGACTCCTCTCTTTCTAGGACTACTAGATTTCATGGCGTGAAAGTAGAGTCACTTGGCAAAAGACCTGATGTAATTTCTAAAGCAGAGGCTAGGGACATCACAGACGTGGCTAACAAGGCATCCAAAGAACCTATGAGTTCTGTAAGTAACTTAGGATTTTTGGCTTCGCTGGCCCGAAGCACAAACAGGGAAAGTTTACAGAGTTCCTGTGGGACAGGCAGGTTTCGGACTTCTGGTATTGCACTACCTACAAACCTTCAGCATTTTCAGGAAGAAAGCTTTAGGAAAACTGCCTCTCCACATGAAGCTGCTGAATATATTCTA tctgcgCATGGGCTTGGAATGAATGGAAGTATTGCAGCTGTAGGGAAAAGAGTAG CAGGTGAAGCAACCCATCTTCCACCTGTGAATGGCTCAAttcaagcaaaaaagaaaattacaaagcaTTGCTTTCTTTGTGGCAAGAAAACTGGATTGGCAACCAGCTATGAGTGCAG ATGTGGAAACAACTTCTGTGCAACGCATCGCTATGCAGAGACTCACACCTGCACCTACGACTATAAGAGTGCAGGGCGAAGGTATTTGCAGGAGACCAATCCCGTCGTTAGTGCACCAAAGCTTCCCAAAATCTAA
- the ZFAND4 gene encoding AN1-type zinc finger protein 4 isoform X5 has protein sequence MRMKAGGFDTYENGPAALSCRPLHLFPSVASLWGKIRLSAQPLCKQEQKLNVEETLQQFQPCLKGIPVSQQHLIWNNMELKDDYCLNDYNISEGCTLKLVLAMRGGPINTRRVPVEDPIREMAEYMDPSRDEIWEKGPSNKQVTFLVYREGDQLNFFRVVDRGDGTLTPLSESLSGGSVYNLYADDEDETEASPSGQQIIENSITMNKMKLLKAKMENMNLSKKPKKTVKVKPRPPMAPRPSSGSVAAARHRFLRVLPHIGQSCLPPPGNSYPSESSQNALSALATLATAGRTMPSTTSDFLKEDDTWQSNSWSQSVSSIRLPPKISRVELENAKLPTNSILTPVSSLPANSEKASENVNPTSEEDAVLFPNLTNVELYGTEEKLLPETDAFALLTEGSTTEQCSEIYDIGKVNPELELSDGDEESKVVEQHRKPISKVLSTAAMGAGLLSTRELSPQKNLLLSPLRYSAQVARHSSLKPQTQPKCFEAGNLRSTASPNVLRSLEVRSIADSSLSRTTRFHGVKVESLGKRPDVISKAEARDITDVANKASKEPMSSVSNLGFLASLARSTNRESLQSSCGTGRFRTSGIALPTNLQHFQEESFRKTASPHEAAEYILSAHGLGMNGSIAAVGKRVDVETTSVQRIAMQRLTPAPTTIRVQGEGICRRPIPSLVHQSFPKSNVVVLHVAVLPLKSCITLREALA, from the exons ATGCGAATGAAAGCTGGGGGGTTTGACACTTATGAAAACGGTCCTGCTGCTCTAAGTTGCAGACCTTTGCACCTCTTCCCAAGCGTAGCTAGTTTGTGGGGGAAAATAAGACTGTCAGCCCAGCCTCTCTGTAAGCAGGAGCAAAAACTAAATGTTGAAGAAACTCTCCAGCAATTTCAGCCTTGTCTGAAAG gtaTTCCTGTCTCTCAGCAGCACTTAATTTGGAATAATATGGAGCTGAAGGATGACTATTGTTTGAATGATTATAA CATTTCAGAAGGCTGCACTCTGAAGTTAGTTCTGGCTATGCGAGGTGGACCTATTAACACTAGAAGAG ttcCTGTGGAAGACCCTATCAGGGAAATGGCTGAATACATGGATCCCAGTAGAGATGAGATCTGGGAGAAAGGGCCATCCAACAAACAAGTTACCTTCTTAGTATATCGAGAAGGAGATCAGTTGAATTTCTTCCGTGTGGTAGATCGGGGAGATGGCACTTTAACGCCATTATCTGAATCTTTGAG tggtgGTTCAGTTTATAACTTATATGCTGATGATGAAGATGAGACAGAGGCATCACCTTCTGGACAACAGATTATTGAGAATTCAATTACTATGAATAAAATGAAACTACTCAAGGCAAAAATGGAGAACATGAATCTAAGTAAAAAG cctaaGAAAACTGTGAAAGTGAAACCTCGTCCTCCAATGGCTCCTCGACCATCTAGTGGGTCAGTGGCTGCTGCTCGTCACCGCTTTTTAAGAGTGCTCCCCCATATCGGACAGTCCTGCCTACCTCCTCCTGGGAATTCATATCCCTCAGAGTCTTCCCAAAATGCACTTTCAGCATTGGCTACTTTGGCCACTGCTGGTAGAACAATGCCATCTACAACTAGTGACTTTCTTAAGGAAGATGACACTTGGCAGAGCAACTCTTGGTCTCAGTCAGTTAGTAGCATCAGATTACCACCGAAAATATCTCGTGTCGAACTAGAAAATGCAAAACTACCTACCAACAGTATTCTGACTCCTGTTTCATCCCTGCCTGCAAATTcagaaaaagcatctgaaaatgtGAACCCAACAAGTGAGGAGGATGCTGTTTTGTTTCCGAATCTAACAAATGTAGAACTATATGGAACTGAAGAAAAACTTTTACCTGAAACAGATGCTTTTGCTTTGTTAACGGAAGGAAGTACCACTGAACAGTGTAGTGAGATATATGACATAGGAAAGGTGAACCCAGAACTTGAACTGTCTGATGGAGATGAAGAATCTAAGGTTGTAGAGCAGCACAGAAAACCGATTAGCAAAGTGCTGAGCACTGCAGCGATGGGGGCTGGTCTTCTCAGTACTCGTGAATTAAGTCcacagaaaaatctgcttttgtcACCTCTTCGGTATTCAGCGCAAGTGGCACGTCACAGTTCTCTGAAACCACAAACACAACCCAAATGCTTTGAGGCTGGTAACTTGAGATCTACAGCCTCCCCAAACGTGCTTCGGTCGTTGGAAGTCCGTAGTATAGCAGACTCCTCTCTTTCTAGGACTACTAGATTTCATGGCGTGAAAGTAGAGTCACTTGGCAAAAGACCTGATGTAATTTCTAAAGCAGAGGCTAGGGACATCACAGACGTGGCTAACAAGGCATCCAAAGAACCTATGAGTTCTGTAAGTAACTTAGGATTTTTGGCTTCGCTGGCCCGAAGCACAAACAGGGAAAGTTTACAGAGTTCCTGTGGGACAGGCAGGTTTCGGACTTCTGGTATTGCACTACCTACAAACCTTCAGCATTTTCAGGAAGAAAGCTTTAGGAAAACTGCCTCTCCACATGAAGCTGCTGAATATATTCTA tctgcgCATGGGCTTGGAATGAATGGAAGTATTGCAGCTGTAGGGAAAAGAGTAG ATGTGGAAACAACTTCTGTGCAACGCATCGCTATGCAGAGACTCACACCTGCACCTACGACTATAAGAGTGCAGGGCGAAGGTATTTGCAGGAGACCAATCCCGTCGTTAGTGCACCAAAGCTTCCCAAAATCTAATGTGGTTGTGCTGCATGTGGCTGTTCTGCCATTGAAGAGTTGTATTACATTGAGAGAAGCACTTGCTTAA